A region of Flavobacterium indicum GPTSA100-9 = DSM 17447 DNA encodes the following proteins:
- a CDS encoding DoxX family membrane protein, whose protein sequence is MNAFALLLLAFLAITFLQSGLDKIMDWNGNVSWLKSHFSQTILKNNVPAALLIVLALEIVAGVLAVMGIIENITSHSTQLGDYACMVSCVTLLFLLFGQRLAKDYDGARTIVIYFIPAILGVYWL, encoded by the coding sequence ATGAATGCATTTGCCTTACTATTATTAGCTTTTTTAGCTATTACTTTTTTACAATCTGGATTAGATAAAATTATGGATTGGAATGGAAATGTAAGTTGGTTAAAAAGTCATTTTTCACAAACTATTTTAAAAAATAATGTTCCTGCAGCACTACTTATTGTTCTAGCTTTAGAGATTGTTGCTGGCGTATTGGCTGTTATGGGAATAATTGAAAACATCACAAGTCATTCGACCCAATTGGGAGATTATGCTTGTATGGTTTCTTGTGTTACTTTACTTTTCTTGTTATTCGGTCAACGTTTAGCTAAAGATTACGACGGCGCAAGAACCATCGTCATCTATTTTATCCCAGCAATTCTAGGCGTTTATTGGTTGTAA
- a CDS encoding phosphoglycerate kinase translates to MKTIFDINFEGKKALIRVDFNVPLDENFNVTDANRIEAAKPTIDKILNDGGAVILMSHLGRPKGKEEKYSLKHILAKTSEVLGKPVKFAEDCRGEVAQNAAAGLQMGEVLLLENLRFYAEEEAGDVAFSKELASLGDVYVNDAFGTAHRAHASTTIIANEFPNDKCFGALLAKEIESIDKVLKNSEKPVTAILGGSKVSTKITIIENILDKVDHMIIGGGMTFTFIKALGGKIGNSICEDDKMELALEILEKAKAKGVQIHLPVDVLAADAFSNDANTQVVEVNAIPDGWQGLDAGPKTLEILKKVVLNSKTILWNGPIGVFELPAFANGTITLGEYIAEATKNGAFSLVGGGDSVAAVKQFGLEPRVSYVSTGGGAMLEMLEGRTLPGIAAILK, encoded by the coding sequence ATGAAAACAATTTTTGACATTAATTTTGAAGGAAAAAAAGCCTTAATTCGTGTAGATTTCAATGTTCCATTAGATGAAAATTTTAACGTGACAGATGCGAATCGTATCGAAGCTGCAAAACCAACCATTGATAAAATTTTAAATGATGGTGGAGCGGTTATTTTAATGTCACATTTGGGTAGACCCAAAGGAAAAGAAGAAAAATATTCATTAAAACATATTTTAGCTAAAACTTCAGAAGTTCTAGGTAAACCAGTAAAATTTGCAGAAGATTGTAGGGGAGAAGTAGCTCAAAATGCCGCTGCTGGTTTACAAATGGGAGAGGTGTTATTATTAGAAAATTTACGTTTTTATGCTGAAGAAGAAGCAGGAGATGTTGCGTTTTCAAAAGAATTAGCGTCTTTAGGGGATGTGTATGTAAATGATGCTTTTGGTACTGCACACCGCGCTCATGCATCTACCACTATTATTGCAAATGAATTTCCAAATGATAAATGTTTCGGTGCTTTATTAGCTAAAGAAATTGAAAGTATTGATAAAGTTTTAAAAAATTCTGAAAAACCAGTAACCGCAATACTTGGTGGTAGTAAAGTTTCTACCAAAATTACGATTATTGAAAATATTTTAGACAAAGTAGACCACATGATTATTGGTGGTGGTATGACGTTTACTTTTATTAAAGCCTTAGGTGGAAAAATTGGAAATTCAATCTGCGAAGATGATAAAATGGAATTGGCTCTGGAAATTTTAGAAAAAGCGAAAGCGAAAGGAGTTCAAATTCATTTACCTGTAGATGTTTTGGCTGCTGATGCATTTTCAAATGATGCCAACACACAAGTTGTGGAGGTTAATGCGATTCCTGATGGATGGCAAGGTTTAGATGCCGGACCAAAAACACTAGAGATTTTAAAAAAAGTAGTTTTAAATTCAAAAACGATTTTATGGAACGGACCAATTGGTGTTTTTGAATTACCCGCTTTTGCCAATGGTACCATTACTTTGGGTGAATATATTGCTGAAGCTACTAAAAACGGAGCTTTTTCGCTTGTAGGTGGTGGCGATAGTGTAGCGGCTGTAAAACAATTTGGATTGGAACCTAGAGTGAGTTATGTTTCTACAGGTGGAGGCGCCATGTTAGAAATGTTAGAAGGAAGAACATTGCCAGGAATCGCTGCTATTTTGAAATAA
- a CDS encoding helix-turn-helix domain-containing protein translates to MNHLSAEAQYVLKFINQTNKPVFLTGKAGTGKTTLLKEIIATTHKNTAVVAPTGIAALNAGGVTIHSLFQLPFAAFIPDYKPVNLISGSQKFESRFTLGRHFMMNRTKKAVIQNLELLVVDEVSMLRADVLDAMDFMLQKVRKNNQPFGGCQVLFIGDLLQLPPIVKQEEWIELQHYYSGMYFFNAHVVQKHKPLYIELNKIFRQNDAQFISLLNHLRNNSITQQHLDFLKDYVQPEFDLKKNPGYITLTTHNSKADRINEGALQELNSKSYFYNAEIIGDFPDKIFPIEPSLELKVGAQIMFIKNDISHEKKFFNGKMGVIKSLSDKEIIVLFPEENKTIEVDLYSWENIKYSVDENTKEIKEEVIGTFTHYPIKLAWAITVHKSQGLTFDKAALDVSQVFAPGQAYVALSRLRGLNGLILLSPLNLNGISSDQSVLQYATHKATPEVLEETLTIETRNYLLEIFIKTFDFKQLIQEWRNFQFSFKDELPNSTKNKQKIWATTQAESLFQLLEPSSKFALQLKKIFNQEQVDFVFLKERCNAAYHYFFKTIDFVEDELLLKIEEIKRKKKMKVLYDELQALEAIQLKTLLDLKKALLLLDALLEKKEITKEILHSDEIKYFKINKLVTIANRFKSENSSLLEDEDDASYYDAPQKKEKKDKKSTLETTFELWKQNKTIYQIAEIRKLSAGTIFSHFTKLLEADLLRLEDIISDEKIQELTEAFNGYTNEPLGEIKEKYGDQFSWDELRLFKASLKK, encoded by the coding sequence ATGAATCATTTATCAGCCGAAGCACAATATGTGCTAAAATTTATCAATCAAACCAATAAACCTGTATTTCTAACAGGAAAAGCAGGTACCGGAAAAACCACATTACTTAAAGAAATTATTGCAACCACACATAAAAATACGGCTGTAGTTGCACCCACAGGAATAGCCGCTCTTAATGCTGGCGGTGTCACTATACATTCCTTGTTTCAATTGCCTTTTGCAGCCTTTATTCCTGATTATAAACCAGTTAATCTTATTTCAGGATCCCAAAAATTTGAAAGTCGCTTTACTTTAGGTCGTCATTTCATGATGAATCGGACTAAAAAAGCGGTCATTCAAAATTTAGAATTATTAGTGGTAGATGAAGTCAGTATGCTACGCGCAGACGTGTTAGATGCCATGGATTTCATGTTGCAAAAAGTTCGTAAAAACAACCAACCTTTCGGGGGTTGTCAAGTTTTATTTATAGGGGATTTATTACAATTACCACCCATAGTAAAGCAAGAGGAATGGATTGAATTGCAGCACTATTATTCGGGAATGTATTTCTTTAATGCGCATGTTGTCCAAAAACACAAGCCTCTATATATTGAGCTAAATAAAATTTTTAGACAAAATGATGCCCAATTTATTTCTTTACTGAATCATCTAAGAAATAATTCAATTACCCAACAACATCTTGATTTTTTAAAGGATTATGTGCAACCCGAATTTGATTTAAAAAAGAATCCTGGGTATATCACACTTACTACGCACAATAGTAAAGCAGATAGAATAAATGAAGGGGCTTTACAAGAATTAAACAGTAAATCCTATTTTTATAACGCAGAAATTATTGGCGATTTTCCCGATAAAATTTTTCCTATTGAGCCTAGTTTAGAATTAAAAGTAGGTGCCCAAATAATGTTCATTAAGAATGATATTTCACACGAAAAGAAATTTTTTAATGGAAAAATGGGTGTCATCAAATCACTTTCAGATAAGGAAATAATTGTACTTTTTCCAGAAGAAAATAAAACCATTGAAGTCGACCTGTATTCTTGGGAAAATATTAAGTATTCTGTGGATGAAAACACCAAAGAAATTAAAGAAGAAGTTATAGGTACCTTTACCCACTACCCGATCAAATTAGCCTGGGCCATTACGGTACATAAAAGTCAAGGGTTAACATTTGACAAAGCAGCGCTCGATGTGTCGCAAGTTTTTGCACCCGGACAAGCCTATGTGGCTTTATCAAGACTTCGTGGCTTAAATGGCTTAATTTTGCTTTCTCCGTTAAATTTAAATGGTATTTCAAGTGATCAATCTGTGTTGCAATATGCCACACACAAAGCAACACCTGAAGTTTTAGAAGAAACGTTGACTATTGAAACGCGTAATTATTTGTTAGAAATTTTTATTAAAACCTTCGATTTCAAACAGTTAATACAAGAGTGGCGTAATTTCCAGTTTAGTTTTAAAGACGAATTACCCAATTCGACTAAAAACAAACAAAAAATTTGGGCTACAACCCAGGCAGAATCTTTATTTCAATTACTAGAACCGTCTTCAAAATTTGCACTTCAATTAAAAAAAATATTCAATCAAGAACAGGTTGATTTTGTTTTTCTAAAAGAACGATGTAATGCAGCCTATCATTATTTTTTTAAGACAATTGATTTTGTTGAAGACGAATTGTTGCTAAAAATTGAGGAAATTAAACGTAAAAAGAAAATGAAAGTCTTGTATGACGAATTACAAGCATTAGAAGCAATACAATTAAAAACCTTACTCGACTTAAAAAAAGCCTTACTCCTTTTAGATGCATTACTAGAAAAGAAAGAAATTACTAAAGAAATTTTGCATTCAGACGAAATTAAATATTTTAAAATTAATAAGTTAGTAACAATCGCGAACCGATTTAAGTCGGAAAACAGTTCTTTACTCGAAGATGAGGACGATGCTTCGTATTATGATGCCCCTCAGAAAAAAGAAAAAAAGGATAAAAAATCTACTTTAGAAACCACATTTGAATTGTGGAAACAAAATAAAACCATCTATCAAATTGCTGAAATTAGAAAACTATCAGCAGGTACCATTTTTAGTCATTTTACTAAACTATTAGAAGCTGATTTATTGCGGTTGGAAGATATTATTTCGGATGAAAAAATTCAGGAACTTACAGAAGCTTTTAATGGGTATACCAACGAACCATTAGGTGAGATTAAAGAAAAATATGGCGACCAGTTTTCATGGGATGAATTACGTTTGTTTAAAGCAAGTTTGAAGAAGTAA
- a CDS encoding ABC transporter ATP-binding protein gives MSTILKTENINKFFYDPIEFQVLKDISFEVKKGEFLSMIGKSGSGKSTLLYVLSTMDTDYKGKLHIDNQLVTDLSVDQLAAIRNEKIGFVFQFHYLLSEFSCLKNVMLPALKLGRLNHEEIEHKAYEKLKILGLEDQALKPANKLSGGQQQRVAIARALINDPLLIMGDEPTGNLDSKNTQIVFDIFQELTKNYGQTIIAVTHDDDFAKRSDRIIEMKDGEVI, from the coding sequence ATGAGTACGATATTAAAGACTGAAAACATCAATAAATTCTTTTATGATCCGATAGAATTTCAGGTATTAAAAGACATTTCTTTTGAAGTTAAAAAAGGAGAATTCTTATCTATGATAGGAAAATCGGGGAGTGGTAAATCAACGCTATTGTATGTGCTTTCCACTATGGATACGGACTATAAAGGAAAATTACATATTGATAATCAATTAGTAACCGATTTAAGTGTTGATCAATTAGCGGCCATTCGAAATGAAAAAATTGGTTTTGTGTTTCAATTCCATTATTTATTATCAGAATTTAGTTGTTTAAAAAATGTGATGCTTCCGGCGTTAAAATTAGGTCGACTTAATCATGAGGAAATCGAACATAAAGCGTATGAAAAATTAAAAATTTTAGGCTTAGAAGACCAAGCGTTGAAACCGGCTAACAAGCTTTCCGGTGGCCAACAACAACGTGTAGCCATAGCTCGTGCTTTAATTAATGATCCTTTACTTATTATGGGTGATGAACCAACGGGAAATTTAGATAGTAAAAACACCCAAATTGTTTTTGATATTTTTCAAGAATTGACCAAAAATTATGGGCAAACCATCATTGCAGTTACTCACGACGACGATTTTGCCAAACGAAGCGACCGAATTATAGAGATGAAAGATGGAGAAGTGATTTAA
- a CDS encoding TetR/AcrR family transcriptional regulator — protein sequence MKTKVSSRQQEIIEISGKILLEKGIKGLTTKALAAEMNFSESAIYRHFPSKEAILELLLNELYFSMSERLHALVNQDLHAKTNLELLFDSQFTFFSKNPHFVIAILSEGLIDESPSIQTIMLQLIQMKTGIIRQIIERGKAKNEINITIETDALIHIVISTFRMQMFKWKLAHFEFNNVEEGNKIMKTVLQLIEIKK from the coding sequence ATGAAAACAAAAGTATCTTCAAGACAGCAAGAAATAATAGAAATAAGTGGTAAAATTTTACTAGAAAAAGGCATTAAAGGGTTAACAACAAAAGCATTAGCTGCAGAAATGAATTTTTCTGAAAGTGCAATCTACCGCCACTTTCCTTCTAAAGAAGCCATTTTAGAATTGTTGTTAAATGAATTGTATTTCAGCATGTCTGAACGTTTGCATGCTTTAGTGAATCAAGATTTACATGCGAAAACTAATTTAGAATTACTTTTTGACAGTCAATTTACTTTTTTTTCGAAGAATCCACATTTTGTCATTGCCATACTTTCAGAAGGATTAATCGATGAATCACCATCCATTCAAACAATTATGCTTCAATTAATTCAAATGAAAACGGGCATCATTAGACAAATTATAGAAAGAGGAAAGGCAAAAAATGAAATAAATATTACAATTGAAACAGACGCTCTTATTCATATTGTAATAAGTACCTTTCGAATGCAAATGTTTAAATGGAAATTAGCACATTTTGAATTTAATAACGTTGAGGAAGGAAATAAAATCATGAAAACGGTACTTCAATTAATCGAAATAAAAAAATAA
- a CDS encoding TolC family protein, translating into MKVNSTTLVKSSLFILLFSQFNWGQNNKEIKNLDALIHYAKEQNLTIKNNQLQSELATITKKTALGNILNPRIPSTAQVINNFDQQVSFLPGPIFGQPEGTYKAVTMGQQYVSTFSIQPQIDLINPGNIALLKSAIINVELVNQQNKLNEQNIYNQINTIYYNLLYLQKQVEIFEVNKKIAEQILTINQNKYKEGIVRKQEVNEAESNLIAIEDKLQQALITLKIQHESLRVFLNTQENFQLKEELKNVAQDLKLVESTSNLKTSISQLQYQNVQQEVKVAQWSQLPVLSLISSFNWQNQSNTTYLDKNSNWVNYNYIGLKLSWDVPTTIQKLSTVYSKKIQLEQAKNNAEQAAKENETVNKQLVLEYEKAIQQVIHFEKIYQLKKDTFEKNKNQFDEEILPLDKLLLSQNEFITSEINLASALANCGFSKYKILINNN; encoded by the coding sequence ATGAAAGTGAATAGTACAACATTGGTAAAATCTAGCTTATTTATTTTACTTTTTTCCCAATTTAATTGGGGCCAAAATAATAAAGAAATTAAAAATTTAGACGCGTTAATTCACTACGCGAAGGAGCAAAATTTAACCATTAAGAACAATCAATTACAATCAGAATTAGCTACTATAACCAAGAAAACAGCCCTAGGAAATATTTTGAATCCAAGGATTCCCTCTACGGCTCAAGTGATTAACAATTTTGATCAACAAGTGAGTTTTTTACCTGGACCTATTTTTGGCCAACCCGAAGGAACTTACAAAGCCGTTACTATGGGGCAACAATATGTTAGCACATTTTCTATTCAACCTCAAATAGATTTAATTAATCCAGGAAATATTGCCTTATTAAAAAGTGCCATTATCAATGTAGAATTGGTAAATCAGCAAAACAAATTGAATGAGCAAAATATTTATAATCAAATCAATACTATTTATTACAACCTTCTTTATCTTCAGAAACAAGTTGAAATTTTTGAAGTAAACAAAAAAATTGCCGAGCAAATACTTACAATTAATCAAAATAAATACAAAGAAGGCATTGTTAGAAAACAAGAAGTAAACGAGGCAGAAAGTAATTTAATAGCTATCGAAGACAAACTACAACAAGCTTTAATTACTTTAAAAATTCAGCACGAATCGTTACGCGTGTTTTTAAATACCCAAGAAAATTTTCAATTAAAAGAAGAATTAAAAAATGTGGCACAAGACCTAAAATTAGTAGAAAGCACTTCTAACCTTAAAACAAGTATTAGTCAATTACAATATCAAAATGTACAACAAGAGGTAAAAGTAGCCCAGTGGTCGCAATTACCCGTACTTTCTTTAATATCATCATTCAATTGGCAAAACCAAAGCAATACAACCTACTTGGATAAAAATTCAAATTGGGTAAATTACAATTACATCGGATTAAAATTGAGTTGGGATGTTCCAACCACAATTCAAAAACTATCCACGGTGTATTCTAAAAAAATTCAATTGGAGCAAGCTAAAAATAATGCCGAACAAGCCGCAAAAGAAAATGAAACCGTGAATAAACAATTGGTTTTAGAATATGAAAAAGCCATTCAACAGGTTATTCATTTTGAAAAAATTTATCAATTAAAAAAAGACACATTTGAAAAAAATAAGAATCAATTCGATGAAGAAATTTTACCTTTAGATAAACTTTTACTCTCACAAAATGAATTCATTACAAGCGAAATAAATTTAGCATCTGCCTTAGCCAATTGTGGTTTTTCTAAATATAAAATTCTAATTAACAACAACTAA
- a CDS encoding ABC transporter permease — MNISLDIAKTYLFSNKKMTAVATLGVVLGMSIYIFMNSMLVGFDKSSSASIFKTTPHIRIYNDDVISKPLIQDTKEKYIITNPKIVPKTNTLINPKVIIETLSKLSEVTVVTPQVATSVFFNNGKSQIAGSAIGIKPEEANIMFDIKSYMVEGNFDVLKSNSNGIIIGSGIAEKMSLGIGDNVSITSSKSVTKNLKIIGIFKTNNSKVDKTTSYVNIASAQQFLKEGTSYVTDINVNILNPEKAEKTATTISNLTGYKAEGWKEANATFMAANKMRKIIITFVSFTILIVAGFGIYNILNMTITQKINDIAILKAMGFKGKDVIRIFVSQAISIGVAGVLGGMLIATVLISILKNVYVGGDIGYFPIDYEPLKYLQGVIVGLFITFFAGYIPAKKAAKVDPVSIFRK, encoded by the coding sequence ATGAATATTAGTTTAGATATTGCAAAAACCTATTTGTTTTCTAACAAAAAAATGACGGCTGTGGCTACATTAGGCGTCGTATTAGGGATGTCTATTTATATTTTTATGAATAGTATGCTCGTGGGTTTTGACAAGAGTTCGAGTGCCAGTATATTTAAAACAACCCCACATATTCGAATTTATAACGACGATGTAATCAGTAAACCTTTAATTCAAGACACCAAAGAAAAATACATTATAACCAATCCGAAAATCGTTCCAAAAACTAACACGCTGATTAATCCGAAAGTAATCATTGAAACCCTTTCAAAATTATCAGAAGTAACCGTTGTAACACCTCAAGTAGCCACTAGTGTGTTTTTTAATAACGGAAAATCTCAAATTGCTGGTAGTGCAATAGGGATTAAACCCGAAGAAGCTAATATTATGTTTGACATTAAGTCTTATATGGTAGAAGGTAATTTTGATGTGTTGAAATCAAACTCCAACGGCATCATCATTGGTAGTGGAATTGCAGAAAAAATGAGTTTAGGAATTGGTGACAATGTATCCATAACTTCTTCAAAATCAGTTACAAAAAATTTAAAAATAATCGGAATTTTTAAAACCAATAATTCTAAAGTTGATAAAACAACCTCTTATGTAAATATTGCCAGTGCGCAACAATTCTTAAAAGAAGGAACGTCTTATGTAACGGATATTAATGTTAACATTTTAAATCCTGAAAAGGCAGAAAAAACAGCCACCACCATTTCTAATTTAACGGGTTATAAAGCAGAAGGATGGAAAGAAGCTAACGCGACCTTTATGGCAGCTAATAAAATGCGAAAAATCATCATTACGTTTGTTTCATTTACCATTTTGATTGTTGCTGGATTTGGAATTTATAATATTTTGAACATGACTATTACACAAAAAATTAATGATATTGCAATTTTAAAAGCGATGGGATTCAAAGGAAAAGACGTAATCCGCATTTTTGTTTCCCAAGCTATATCGATAGGTGTGGCAGGTGTACTAGGAGGGATGCTCATTGCGACTGTATTAATATCAATTCTTAAAAATGTATATGTAGGTGGTGATATTGGTTATTTCCCTATTGATTATGAGCCTTTAAAATATTTGCAAGGTGTAATTGTTGGCTTATTCATTACCTTTTTTGCTGGATATATTCCAGCTAAAAAAGCAGCAAAAGTTGATCCCGTAAGTATATTTAGAAAATAA
- a CDS encoding efflux RND transporter periplasmic adaptor subunit yields MKNTVLFISTFFLIACSSKEEIHPKKETIKELVFASGTLEWDNAYNLTAQTDGVLKNVTFDVGSTVQINERIATIDNPTNENNTESNRKLTSISKENLTAASPALQQLKQNIQFAESKYQQDLNQANRYKRLYESQSVAKVEYENMRLAAENSLSQWNALKKQYEQLLQQAKQSNINSENQLKNSQVQLSYNQVTVPQTGTVVKKVKDAGDYVKKGEVIAVIADPKKIECVLNVDENSIAKVKIGQVVFIQLNTNKQAVFEGEISEILSAYDEQSQSFICKAIFKKPLPSSLFGTQLEANILIGEKKNALLIPRKYLGYGNKVRVKGKEEPVVVKTGIVSTDYVEIVAGLTTEDVVLPIIP; encoded by the coding sequence ATGAAAAATACAGTTCTTTTTATCAGCACATTCTTCTTAATTGCTTGTAGTAGTAAAGAAGAAATTCATCCAAAAAAGGAAACCATTAAAGAATTGGTTTTTGCTTCAGGCACATTAGAATGGGATAATGCCTATAATTTAACGGCTCAAACGGATGGTGTGCTTAAAAACGTGACTTTTGATGTTGGTTCTACTGTACAAATAAATGAACGTATTGCCACTATAGACAATCCTACAAATGAAAACAATACGGAATCAAACCGTAAGTTAACGTCCATTTCTAAAGAAAATTTAACGGCTGCTTCACCAGCTCTGCAACAATTAAAACAGAACATTCAATTTGCCGAAAGCAAGTACCAACAAGATCTAAATCAAGCCAATCGATATAAACGTCTTTATGAAAGTCAAAGTGTTGCCAAAGTGGAATATGAAAATATGCGTTTAGCGGCAGAAAATTCTCTATCGCAATGGAATGCGTTAAAAAAACAATACGAACAATTGTTACAACAAGCCAAACAAAGCAATATAAATTCCGAAAACCAATTAAAAAATAGCCAAGTACAATTGAGCTACAACCAAGTTACAGTCCCACAAACAGGTACCGTTGTAAAAAAGGTAAAAGATGCTGGTGATTATGTAAAAAAAGGAGAGGTAATTGCCGTAATTGCCGATCCAAAAAAAATAGAATGTGTGTTAAATGTAGATGAAAATAGTATTGCAAAAGTAAAAATTGGTCAAGTCGTATTTATACAATTAAACACTAATAAACAAGCCGTTTTTGAAGGAGAAATAAGTGAAATTTTGTCGGCCTACGATGAACAATCACAATCTTTTATATGCAAAGCCATCTTTAAAAAACCACTTCCAAGTTCTTTATTTGGAACCCAATTAGAAGCAAACATCTTAATCGGCGAAAAAAAGAATGCCTTATTAATTCCAAGAAAATATTTAGGATATGGAAATAAAGTGCGTGTGAAAGGAAAAGAAGAGCCGGTGGTTGTAAAAACAGGAATTGTATCTACAGATTATGTTGAAATTGTAGCTGGATTAACTACAGAAGATGTTGTTTTACCCATAATTCCATAA
- a CDS encoding DNA polymerase III subunit, translated as MLFRDVLGQDHIKNFLTTTADRGRIPHAQLFVGPEGCGTLAMAIAYAQYILCGNQNGENDNGNAACNLKFDHFSHPDLHFIYPVTSTDEVKGDHVISANFLSQWREFVLENPYAGLFDWYKKLEIPKKQGIISVKDASEIGKTLALKAYEGGYKVMIIWMADKMNVAAANKLLKLLEEPPEKTVFILITESTSDLLQTITSRCQVVDFLALPESVIAQELIEKHQLEINTAKKIAHQSEGNYNKALHLLHKDDDEQIFEQWFITWVRAAFKAKGNASVIADLLQWSSTISKEGREVQKNFLLFCMQYFRQALLLNYQAKDLVYLEPSFENFKLEKFAPFVHGGNIQDIYHEIEEAIYHIERNGNGNVILTDLSIKLTRLLHKKENV; from the coding sequence ATGTTATTTCGAGACGTTTTAGGTCAAGACCATATTAAAAATTTCTTAACCACTACTGCTGATAGAGGTCGAATTCCACATGCTCAATTATTTGTTGGACCAGAAGGTTGTGGAACGTTAGCCATGGCAATTGCCTATGCACAATACATTTTGTGTGGTAACCAAAATGGTGAAAATGACAATGGCAATGCGGCTTGTAATTTAAAATTTGATCATTTTTCCCATCCCGATTTGCATTTTATTTATCCGGTGACAAGTACCGATGAAGTAAAAGGAGATCATGTAATTAGTGCCAACTTTTTATCTCAATGGCGTGAATTTGTTTTAGAGAACCCGTATGCTGGTTTATTTGACTGGTATAAGAAATTAGAGATTCCAAAAAAACAAGGAATCATTTCAGTTAAAGATGCTTCAGAAATTGGAAAAACATTGGCCTTAAAAGCTTATGAAGGAGGGTACAAGGTCATGATTATTTGGATGGCTGATAAAATGAATGTAGCCGCGGCCAATAAACTATTAAAATTGCTTGAAGAACCACCTGAAAAAACCGTTTTCATTTTAATCACAGAAAGTACATCCGATTTATTACAAACGATTACTTCCCGTTGTCAAGTGGTAGATTTTTTAGCTTTGCCTGAATCTGTTATTGCGCAAGAATTAATTGAAAAACACCAACTGGAAATAAATACAGCAAAAAAAATTGCCCATCAGTCTGAAGGCAATTACAACAAAGCGTTGCATTTATTACACAAAGACGATGACGAACAAATTTTTGAACAATGGTTTATCACTTGGGTAAGAGCCGCTTTTAAAGCCAAAGGAAATGCCAGTGTGATTGCAGATTTACTACAATGGAGTAGTACAATTTCAAAAGAAGGTAGGGAAGTGCAGAAAAACTTTTTATTGTTTTGTATGCAATATTTCCGTCAAGCCTTATTATTAAATTATCAAGCGAAAGACCTCGTTTATTTAGAGCCTAGTTTTGAAAATTTTAAATTGGAAAAATTTGCTCCTTTTGTTCACGGTGGAAACATTCAAGACATATACCATGAAATTGAAGAAGCTATTTATCATATTGAACGAAATGGAAATGGAAATGTTATTTTAACTGATTTATCTATAAAATTAACCCGTTTATTACATAAAAAAGAAAACGTATAA